A region from the Hippopotamus amphibius kiboko isolate mHipAmp2 chromosome 15, mHipAmp2.hap2, whole genome shotgun sequence genome encodes:
- the TIMM29 gene encoding mitochondrial import inner membrane translocase subunit Tim29: protein MAAAALKRFWSRSRGEAGDPAAAKPGVWARLGAWARSLLRDYAEACGDAASAARARPVRAAVYVGLLGGAAACCALAPSEAAFEEALLDASGTLLLLAPATRNRDSEAFVQRLLWLRGRGRLRHVSLGLCSLVYEAPFDAQASLYQARCRYLQPRWADFPDRILDVGFVGRWWVLGTRMRDCDINDDEFLHLPAHLRVVGPHQLHSEANERLFDEKYKPVVLTDDQVDQALWEEQVLQKEKKDQLALSQADPLVQSEVAR, encoded by the exons ATGGCGGCGGCCGCTCTGAAGAGGTTTTGGTCCAGAAGCCGCGGAGAGGCGGGTGACCCTGCGGCCGCGAAGCCCGGCGTGTGGGCGCGGTTGG GCGCCTGGGCCCGCTCGCTGCTCCGGGACTACGCCGAGGCCTGCGGGGACGCGGCGTCGGCTGCAAGGGCCCGACCCGTGCGGGCGGCGGTGTACGTGGGGCTGCTGGGCGGCGCGGCGGCCTGCTGCGCCCTGGCGCCGAGCGAGGCGGCCTTCGAGGAGGCGCTGCTCGACGCGTCGGGGACCCTCCTGCTGCTGGCTCCCGCCACGCGCAACCGAGACTCGGAGGCGTTCGTGCAGCGGCTGCTGTGGCTGCGGGGTCGCGGCCGCCTGCGCCACGTGAGCCTGGGCCTCTGCTCGCTGGTGTACGAGGCGCCCTTCGACGCCCAGGCCAGCCTCTATCAGGCCCGCTGCCGCTACCTGCAGCCCCGCTGGGCCGACTTCCCGGACCGGATCCTGGATGTGGGCTTCGTGGGCCGCTGGTGGGTGCTGGGGACCCGGATGCGCGACTGCGACATCAACGACGACGAGTTCCTGCACCTGCCGGCACACCTGCGTGTCGTCGGGCCCCACCAGCTGCACTCGGAGGCCAATGAGCGGCTCTTCGACGAGAAGTACAAGCCCGTGGTGCTCACCGACGATCAGGTGGACCAGGCGCTGTGGGAGGAGCAGGTCttgcagaaggagaagaaggaccAGCTCGCCCTGAGCCAGGCCGACCCGCTGGTGCAGTCGGAGGTCGCGAGATGA
- the YIPF2 gene encoding protein YIPF2 isoform X1, protein MAAADELAFHEFEEATNLLAQTPNEATTRSDPLTPQGHVAVAVDSGGSYGAEDEVEESDKTALLQEEKQQPGFWTFGYYQSFFDVDTSQVVDRIKGSLLPRPGHNFVLHHLRNRPDLYDPGEEHYRSGTWRKQACTAGQHCHDWSELPGGHRGDRTDRTGLLCCGPFWICATLAFVLAVTGNLTLVLAQRRDPSIHYSPQFHKVTVAGIAIYCYAWLVPLALWGVLRWRKGVRERMGPYTFLETVCVYGYSLFVFIPTVVLWLIPVPWLQWLFGTLALALSAAGLVFTLWPVVREDTRLAAAMLLSMVVLLHALLALGCKFYFFQPLPPEPVAPPHHAASQPPVVLLSPTLPGSTAA, encoded by the exons ATGGCAGCGGCGGACGAGCTGGCTTTCCACG AGTTTGAGGAAGCAACTAATCTGCTGGCCCAGACCCCAAATGAGGCCACCACCAGAAGTGATCCGCTGACCCCCCAGGGGCACGTGGCTGTGGCCGTGGACTCAGGTGGCAGCTATGGAGCTGAGGACGAGGTGGAGGAGAGTGACAAGACCGCG CTCCTtcaggaggagaagcagcagcctGGTTTCTGGACCTTTGGCTACTATCAGAGCTTCTTTGATGTGGACACCTCACAG GTTGTGGACCGGATCAAAGGCTCGCTGCTGCCCCGGCCTGGCCACAACTTTGTACTGCACCATCTGCGGAATCGGCCAGACCTGTACG accCGGGAGAAGAACATTACAGAAGTGGCACGTGGCGGAAACAGGCCTGCACCGCAGGGCAGCACTGTCATGACTGGAGTGAGCTGCCAGGAGGCCACAGAGGTGACAGGACAGATCGCACAGGCCTTCTATGCTGCG GCCCCTTCTGGATCTGTGCCACACTGGCCTTCGTCTTGGCCGTCACTGGCAACCTGACGCTGGTGCTGGCCCAGAGGAGGGACCCCTCCATCCACTACAGCCCCCAGTTCCACAAAG TGACCGTGGCCGGCATCGCCATCTACTGCTACGCGTGGCTGGTGCCACTGGCGCTGTGGGGTGTCCTGCGGTGGCGCAAGGGTGTCCGGGAGCGCATGGGGCCTTACACCTTCCTGGAGACCGTGTGCGTCTACGGCTACTCCCTCTTTGTCTTCATCCCcactgtg GTCCTGTGGCTCATCCCCGTCCCATGGCTGCAGTGGCTCTTCGggaccctggccctggccctgtcGGCCGCTGGCCTGGTGTTCACCCTCTGGCCCGTCGTCCGTGAGGACACCCGGTTGGCGGCTGCCATGCTGCTCTCCATGGTGGTGCTACTGCACGccctcctggccctgggctgTAAG ttttacttcttccagcCACTGCCGCCGGAGCCCGTGGCACCTCCCCACCACGCCGCATCTCAGCCCCCAGTCGTCCTACTGTCACCCACCCTGCCAGGGTCCACAGCAGCCTAG
- the YIPF2 gene encoding protein YIPF2 isoform X2 has product MAAADELAFHEFEEATNLLAQTPNEATTRSDPLTPQGHVAVAVDSGGSYGAEDEVEESDKTALLQEEKQQPGFWTFGYYQSFFDVDTSQVVDRIKGSLLPRPGHNFVLHHLRNRPDLYGQHCHDWSELPGGHRGDRTDRTGLLCCGPFWICATLAFVLAVTGNLTLVLAQRRDPSIHYSPQFHKVTVAGIAIYCYAWLVPLALWGVLRWRKGVRERMGPYTFLETVCVYGYSLFVFIPTVVLWLIPVPWLQWLFGTLALALSAAGLVFTLWPVVREDTRLAAAMLLSMVVLLHALLALGCKFYFFQPLPPEPVAPPHHAASQPPVVLLSPTLPGSTAA; this is encoded by the exons ATGGCAGCGGCGGACGAGCTGGCTTTCCACG AGTTTGAGGAAGCAACTAATCTGCTGGCCCAGACCCCAAATGAGGCCACCACCAGAAGTGATCCGCTGACCCCCCAGGGGCACGTGGCTGTGGCCGTGGACTCAGGTGGCAGCTATGGAGCTGAGGACGAGGTGGAGGAGAGTGACAAGACCGCG CTCCTtcaggaggagaagcagcagcctGGTTTCTGGACCTTTGGCTACTATCAGAGCTTCTTTGATGTGGACACCTCACAG GTTGTGGACCGGATCAAAGGCTCGCTGCTGCCCCGGCCTGGCCACAACTTTGTACTGCACCATCTGCGGAATCGGCCAGACCTGTACG GGCAGCACTGTCATGACTGGAGTGAGCTGCCAGGAGGCCACAGAGGTGACAGGACAGATCGCACAGGCCTTCTATGCTGCG GCCCCTTCTGGATCTGTGCCACACTGGCCTTCGTCTTGGCCGTCACTGGCAACCTGACGCTGGTGCTGGCCCAGAGGAGGGACCCCTCCATCCACTACAGCCCCCAGTTCCACAAAG TGACCGTGGCCGGCATCGCCATCTACTGCTACGCGTGGCTGGTGCCACTGGCGCTGTGGGGTGTCCTGCGGTGGCGCAAGGGTGTCCGGGAGCGCATGGGGCCTTACACCTTCCTGGAGACCGTGTGCGTCTACGGCTACTCCCTCTTTGTCTTCATCCCcactgtg GTCCTGTGGCTCATCCCCGTCCCATGGCTGCAGTGGCTCTTCGggaccctggccctggccctgtcGGCCGCTGGCCTGGTGTTCACCCTCTGGCCCGTCGTCCGTGAGGACACCCGGTTGGCGGCTGCCATGCTGCTCTCCATGGTGGTGCTACTGCACGccctcctggccctgggctgTAAG ttttacttcttccagcCACTGCCGCCGGAGCCCGTGGCACCTCCCCACCACGCCGCATCTCAGCCCCCAGTCGTCCTACTGTCACCCACCCTGCCAGGGTCCACAGCAGCCTAG
- the YIPF2 gene encoding protein YIPF2 isoform X4, protein MAAADELAFHEFEEATNLLAQTPNEATTRSDPLTPQGHVAVAVDSGGSYGAEDEVEESDKTALLQEEKQQPGFWTFGYYQSFFDVDTSQVVDRIKGSLLPRPGHNFVLHHLRNRPDLYGPFWICATLAFVLAVTGNLTLVLAQRRDPSIHYSPQFHKVTVAGIAIYCYAWLVPLALWGVLRWRKGVRERMGPYTFLETVCVYGYSLFVFIPTVVLWLIPVPWLQWLFGTLALALSAAGLVFTLWPVVREDTRLAAAMLLSMVVLLHALLALGCKFYFFQPLPPEPVAPPHHAASQPPVVLLSPTLPGSTAA, encoded by the exons ATGGCAGCGGCGGACGAGCTGGCTTTCCACG AGTTTGAGGAAGCAACTAATCTGCTGGCCCAGACCCCAAATGAGGCCACCACCAGAAGTGATCCGCTGACCCCCCAGGGGCACGTGGCTGTGGCCGTGGACTCAGGTGGCAGCTATGGAGCTGAGGACGAGGTGGAGGAGAGTGACAAGACCGCG CTCCTtcaggaggagaagcagcagcctGGTTTCTGGACCTTTGGCTACTATCAGAGCTTCTTTGATGTGGACACCTCACAG GTTGTGGACCGGATCAAAGGCTCGCTGCTGCCCCGGCCTGGCCACAACTTTGTACTGCACCATCTGCGGAATCGGCCAGACCTGTACG GCCCCTTCTGGATCTGTGCCACACTGGCCTTCGTCTTGGCCGTCACTGGCAACCTGACGCTGGTGCTGGCCCAGAGGAGGGACCCCTCCATCCACTACAGCCCCCAGTTCCACAAAG TGACCGTGGCCGGCATCGCCATCTACTGCTACGCGTGGCTGGTGCCACTGGCGCTGTGGGGTGTCCTGCGGTGGCGCAAGGGTGTCCGGGAGCGCATGGGGCCTTACACCTTCCTGGAGACCGTGTGCGTCTACGGCTACTCCCTCTTTGTCTTCATCCCcactgtg GTCCTGTGGCTCATCCCCGTCCCATGGCTGCAGTGGCTCTTCGggaccctggccctggccctgtcGGCCGCTGGCCTGGTGTTCACCCTCTGGCCCGTCGTCCGTGAGGACACCCGGTTGGCGGCTGCCATGCTGCTCTCCATGGTGGTGCTACTGCACGccctcctggccctgggctgTAAG ttttacttcttccagcCACTGCCGCCGGAGCCCGTGGCACCTCCCCACCACGCCGCATCTCAGCCCCCAGTCGTCCTACTGTCACCCACCCTGCCAGGGTCCACAGCAGCCTAG
- the YIPF2 gene encoding protein YIPF2 isoform X3: MAAADELAFHEFEEATNLLAQTPNEATTRSDPLTPQGHVAVAVDSGGSYGAEDEVEESDKTAVVDRIKGSLLPRPGHNFVLHHLRNRPDLYDPGEEHYRSGTWRKQACTAGQHCHDWSELPGGHRGDRTDRTGLLCCGPFWICATLAFVLAVTGNLTLVLAQRRDPSIHYSPQFHKVTVAGIAIYCYAWLVPLALWGVLRWRKGVRERMGPYTFLETVCVYGYSLFVFIPTVVLWLIPVPWLQWLFGTLALALSAAGLVFTLWPVVREDTRLAAAMLLSMVVLLHALLALGCKFYFFQPLPPEPVAPPHHAASQPPVVLLSPTLPGSTAA, translated from the exons ATGGCAGCGGCGGACGAGCTGGCTTTCCACG AGTTTGAGGAAGCAACTAATCTGCTGGCCCAGACCCCAAATGAGGCCACCACCAGAAGTGATCCGCTGACCCCCCAGGGGCACGTGGCTGTGGCCGTGGACTCAGGTGGCAGCTATGGAGCTGAGGACGAGGTGGAGGAGAGTGACAAGACCGCG GTTGTGGACCGGATCAAAGGCTCGCTGCTGCCCCGGCCTGGCCACAACTTTGTACTGCACCATCTGCGGAATCGGCCAGACCTGTACG accCGGGAGAAGAACATTACAGAAGTGGCACGTGGCGGAAACAGGCCTGCACCGCAGGGCAGCACTGTCATGACTGGAGTGAGCTGCCAGGAGGCCACAGAGGTGACAGGACAGATCGCACAGGCCTTCTATGCTGCG GCCCCTTCTGGATCTGTGCCACACTGGCCTTCGTCTTGGCCGTCACTGGCAACCTGACGCTGGTGCTGGCCCAGAGGAGGGACCCCTCCATCCACTACAGCCCCCAGTTCCACAAAG TGACCGTGGCCGGCATCGCCATCTACTGCTACGCGTGGCTGGTGCCACTGGCGCTGTGGGGTGTCCTGCGGTGGCGCAAGGGTGTCCGGGAGCGCATGGGGCCTTACACCTTCCTGGAGACCGTGTGCGTCTACGGCTACTCCCTCTTTGTCTTCATCCCcactgtg GTCCTGTGGCTCATCCCCGTCCCATGGCTGCAGTGGCTCTTCGggaccctggccctggccctgtcGGCCGCTGGCCTGGTGTTCACCCTCTGGCCCGTCGTCCGTGAGGACACCCGGTTGGCGGCTGCCATGCTGCTCTCCATGGTGGTGCTACTGCACGccctcctggccctgggctgTAAG ttttacttcttccagcCACTGCCGCCGGAGCCCGTGGCACCTCCCCACCACGCCGCATCTCAGCCCCCAGTCGTCCTACTGTCACCCACCCTGCCAGGGTCCACAGCAGCCTAG
- the YIPF2 gene encoding protein YIPF2 isoform X6, with amino-acid sequence MAAADELAFHEFEEATNLLAQTPNEATTRSDPLTPQGHVAVAVDSGGSYGAEDEVEESDKTAVVDRIKGSLLPRPGHNFVLHHLRNRPDLYGPFWICATLAFVLAVTGNLTLVLAQRRDPSIHYSPQFHKVTVAGIAIYCYAWLVPLALWGVLRWRKGVRERMGPYTFLETVCVYGYSLFVFIPTVVLWLIPVPWLQWLFGTLALALSAAGLVFTLWPVVREDTRLAAAMLLSMVVLLHALLALGCKFYFFQPLPPEPVAPPHHAASQPPVVLLSPTLPGSTAA; translated from the exons ATGGCAGCGGCGGACGAGCTGGCTTTCCACG AGTTTGAGGAAGCAACTAATCTGCTGGCCCAGACCCCAAATGAGGCCACCACCAGAAGTGATCCGCTGACCCCCCAGGGGCACGTGGCTGTGGCCGTGGACTCAGGTGGCAGCTATGGAGCTGAGGACGAGGTGGAGGAGAGTGACAAGACCGCG GTTGTGGACCGGATCAAAGGCTCGCTGCTGCCCCGGCCTGGCCACAACTTTGTACTGCACCATCTGCGGAATCGGCCAGACCTGTACG GCCCCTTCTGGATCTGTGCCACACTGGCCTTCGTCTTGGCCGTCACTGGCAACCTGACGCTGGTGCTGGCCCAGAGGAGGGACCCCTCCATCCACTACAGCCCCCAGTTCCACAAAG TGACCGTGGCCGGCATCGCCATCTACTGCTACGCGTGGCTGGTGCCACTGGCGCTGTGGGGTGTCCTGCGGTGGCGCAAGGGTGTCCGGGAGCGCATGGGGCCTTACACCTTCCTGGAGACCGTGTGCGTCTACGGCTACTCCCTCTTTGTCTTCATCCCcactgtg GTCCTGTGGCTCATCCCCGTCCCATGGCTGCAGTGGCTCTTCGggaccctggccctggccctgtcGGCCGCTGGCCTGGTGTTCACCCTCTGGCCCGTCGTCCGTGAGGACACCCGGTTGGCGGCTGCCATGCTGCTCTCCATGGTGGTGCTACTGCACGccctcctggccctgggctgTAAG ttttacttcttccagcCACTGCCGCCGGAGCCCGTGGCACCTCCCCACCACGCCGCATCTCAGCCCCCAGTCGTCCTACTGTCACCCACCCTGCCAGGGTCCACAGCAGCCTAG
- the YIPF2 gene encoding protein YIPF2 isoform X5, giving the protein MELRTRWRRVTRPRSFRRRSSSLVSGPLATIRASLMWTPHRLWTGSKARCCPGLATTLYCTICGIGQTCTACTAGQHCHDWSELPGGHRGDRTDRTGLLCCGPFWICATLAFVLAVTGNLTLVLAQRRDPSIHYSPQFHKVTVAGIAIYCYAWLVPLALWGVLRWRKGVRERMGPYTFLETVCVYGYSLFVFIPTVVLWLIPVPWLQWLFGTLALALSAAGLVFTLWPVVREDTRLAAAMLLSMVVLLHALLALGCKFYFFQPLPPEPVAPPHHAASQPPVVLLSPTLPGSTAA; this is encoded by the exons ATGGAGCTGAGGACGAGGTGGAGGAGAGTGACAAGACCGCG CTCCTtcaggaggagaagcagcagcctGGTTTCTGGACCTTTGGCTACTATCAGAGCTTCTTTGATGTGGACACCTCACAG GTTGTGGACCGGATCAAAGGCTCGCTGCTGCCCCGGCCTGGCCACAACTTTGTACTGCACCATCTGCGGAATCGGCCAGACCTGTACG GCCTGCACCGCAGGGCAGCACTGTCATGACTGGAGTGAGCTGCCAGGAGGCCACAGAGGTGACAGGACAGATCGCACAGGCCTTCTATGCTGCG GCCCCTTCTGGATCTGTGCCACACTGGCCTTCGTCTTGGCCGTCACTGGCAACCTGACGCTGGTGCTGGCCCAGAGGAGGGACCCCTCCATCCACTACAGCCCCCAGTTCCACAAAG TGACCGTGGCCGGCATCGCCATCTACTGCTACGCGTGGCTGGTGCCACTGGCGCTGTGGGGTGTCCTGCGGTGGCGCAAGGGTGTCCGGGAGCGCATGGGGCCTTACACCTTCCTGGAGACCGTGTGCGTCTACGGCTACTCCCTCTTTGTCTTCATCCCcactgtg GTCCTGTGGCTCATCCCCGTCCCATGGCTGCAGTGGCTCTTCGggaccctggccctggccctgtcGGCCGCTGGCCTGGTGTTCACCCTCTGGCCCGTCGTCCGTGAGGACACCCGGTTGGCGGCTGCCATGCTGCTCTCCATGGTGGTGCTACTGCACGccctcctggccctgggctgTAAG ttttacttcttccagcCACTGCCGCCGGAGCCCGTGGCACCTCCCCACCACGCCGCATCTCAGCCCCCAGTCGTCCTACTGTCACCCACCCTGCCAGGGTCCACAGCAGCCTAG